A region of the Cellulomonas sp. WB94 genome:
AGGCAGCCGCAGGCGGTGCCATCGCCCTGGTCGAGGACGGCGACACCATCGTCATCGACATCCCGCGGCGCGCGATCCACCTCGACGTCTCCGACGAGGACCTCGCCGATCGCCGCGCGAAGCTCGAGGCCGGCGGCGGCTACCAGCCCGTCCTGCGCGACCGCGTGGTCTCGACCGCGCTACGGGCCTACGCGGCGATGGCCCTCTCCGCCGACAAGGGTGCCGTGCGCGACGTCACCGTCCTCGAACGGCGCATCGCGCCATGACCGGCACGACGCCATGACCCGCAAGACCTACCGCGGCCCGCTGGTCGACGTCTCGTTCGACGGCGAGGTGTGCCGGCACGCCGCGGAGTGCGTGCGCGGCATGCCCGAGGTGTTCGACACGAGCGCCCGACCCTGGATCAACCCCGAGGTCGCCAGCACCCCCGACCTGGCGGACAGGCTCCGCGAGGTCGTCGGCCGGTGCCCGTCGGGCGCGCTGGCCATGGTCGAGCATCCCGAGAGCTGACCGACCGGCCGGCGTCGCTCACCGGGCCGCGAGGACGTCGGCCAGCTGCTCGACGGTCGGTGCGCCTGCCAGGCCGGACGGCGTCCGGTAGAGCCGGCACGCGAGTCCGACGGGGGCGTCCGGCGCAGCGAACGGGTCGACTCCGTCCACCAGCACCGACGGCGAGCCGTGGAAGCTCAGCTCCGCGGCCTGCTCCGGTGTCGAGACCAGGACCCGTTCGACGACGACGTCGACACGCCCGGCCGCGTCGAGTGCCTCGCGCAGCCGTTCCTCGGCCTCGTGCCAGCTCGGGCATCCGTCGAAGTACTGCAGCTCGACCTTCACCGGACCATGATGACCCGCATCCGCCCGCCCCGCCTCGCAGGCGGAGCGAGCGCGGAGCGAGCGCGGAGCGCGTCGGGTCGACTCAGGCGTCGATGACGATGGCGATGACGACGGGCTCACGCCTGTGGGTGCGCGTGATGTACGAGCTGACGGCTCCGGCGATGACGGCCTCGAGCTTGCCGACCTCGTCGACACCCTGCGTCGACGCCTTGCTCAGGGCCCGTTCGACGGCGTCGGTCGCGCCGGTCAGGGCGAGGTCGGCGGTGACGAACCCGCGGGTGATGTACTCGAGCGGCTCGGCCAGCGCGTTCGTGCCGGGCTCGAGGATCGCGATGACCGTGACGATCCCGCTCTCGCTCAGCCGGCGCCGGTCCGCCAGGGTGTCCTCCGTGGCGTGCCCGACGGTGTCCCCGTCGACGAAGACCAGGTCCGCGACGACCTGCCCGGAGAGCTTTGCGGCGCCGTTGATGAGGTCGATGGTCGAGCCGTCGCGCGCGATGATGACGCGGTCGGGGTCGACGCCCGTCCGGACCGCGAGTGCGGCGTTGGCGTGCAGGTGCTTCGCCTCGCCGTGGATGGGCAGCACGTTCCTGGGCTTGAGGATGTTGTAGCAGTAGACGAGCTCGCCGGCGCTCGCGTGCCCGGACACGTGCACCTTCGCGTTGCCCTTGTGCACGACGTTCGCGCCGAGGTCGGTCAGCTTGTTGATGATCCCGTAGATGGCGTTCTCGTTGCCGGGGATCAACGAGCTGGCGAGCAGGACGGTGTCCCCGACGTTCAGGCGGATCTGGTGCTCGCCGTTCGCGATGCGCGACAGTGCCGCCATCGGCTCACCCTGCGAACCCGTGCAGATGATCGTGACCTTGTCGTCGGCCATGGACCCGAGCTTCTTGAAGTCCACGACGAGCCCGCGAGGGATCTGCAGGTAGCCGAGGTCGTGGGCGATGCCCATGTTGCGGACCATCGACCGCCCGACGAACGCCACCTTGCGGCCGTGACGGTGGGACGCGTCGAGGACCTGCTGGATGCGGTGCACGTGGCTGGCGAAGCTCGAGACGATGACGCGCTTGGGGGCGGTCGCGAACACGGTGTCGATCGCGGGCGTCAGGTCACGCTCGGAGGTCGTGAACCCGGGGACCTCGGCATTGGTCGAGTCGACCATGAACAGGTCGACGCCCTCTTCGCCGAAGCGGCCGAACGCCCGCAGGTCGGTGATCCGGTCGTCGAGCGGGAACTGGTCCATCTTGAAGTCGCCGGTGTTGAGCACGAGCCCGGCGCCCGTGCGGATCACGACGGCGAGGCCGTCGGGGATGGAGTGGTTGACGGCCGCGAACTCGAGCCCGAACGGACCTGCCTGGTGCGTGCCACCGGCCTCGACGCGGACGGTCGTGGGGTGGATCCGGTGCTCCTTGAGCTTGGACGTGATGAACGCCAGGGTCAGCTCGGATCCGATGATGGGGATGTCGGCCCGCTCGCGCAGCAGGTAGGGCACTCCCCCGATGTGGTCCTCGTGGCCGTGCGTGAGCACGACCGCGACGATGTCCGCGAGGCGGTGTCGGATCGACGTGAAGTCCGGGAGGATCACGTCGATCCCGGGCTGGGTCTCCTCGGGGAAGAGCACCCCGCAGTCCACGACGAGCAGCTTGCCCTCGTACTCGAAGACGGACATGTTGCGGCCGATCTCACCGACTCCTCCGAGCAGGGTGATGCGCATCGCTCCGCGCTGCAGGGCGGGTGGAGCTGTCAGCTTCATGGCGTGGGCGTTCTGCATGTCGGTGCCTCCAGGGCGGAGGGCGGGGAGCCCTCGGGATGGTTCAGGTCGTGGTGGTGACGTGCCGCGACGTTCAGGCGGCGGGGTCGGCGAGGACGACGTCGGGGTGCGCGCGGCGCACCGCCGAGATGCGCCAGATGTCGGAGAACAGCGCGAGCAGGGCGCCGTCGTGGCGGTGCAGGACCTCGACGCCGTGCTCGGCGTCGAGAGTGGCGACCCACTCGCGGGTCGTCGTCATGGCACGGGTGTAGCTGAGCCGTTCGAGCCGAACGGGCGAGCTGAAGTCGTGGGCCATGCGGTGCTCGGCGACCTCGAACTGCATCGGGCCGACGGCCGCGAGGACCGGCGCCTGGTCGCCGCGCAGCTCGGAGCGCAGCACCTGGACGACGCCTTCGGCCTCGAGCTGGTCGATGCCGCGGCGGAACTGCTTGTAGCGACCGGCGTCGCGTGCACGCACGACGGCGAAGTGCTCGGGGGCGAACGTGGGCAGCGGCGGGAACTCGACGTGCTTGCTCAGGTAGAGGGTGTCCCCGACACGGAGGTCCGAGCCGTTGACGAGGCCGACGACGTCACCGGGGTACGCGGAGTCGATGACGGTGCGTTCCCGGCCGAACGCCTGCTGGGCGTACTTCGTGGCGAAGGTCCGCCCGGTGCGGGCCAGCGTCAGGACCATCCCGCGCTCGAACAGCCCGGAGCACACCCGGACGAACGCGAGCCGGTCGCGGTGAGCGGTGTCCATGCCGGCCTGCATCTTGAAGACGAACGCGCTGAAGGGTGCGTCGATCGCCCGCGGTGTCCCGTCAGCCGCAGCGCGCGCGCCGGGAGACGGTGCAAGGTCCACGAGGACGTCGAGCAGGGCGTGCACCCCGAAGTTGCGGACGGCTGACGCGAACAGCACGGGCGTCGAGACGCCGGCGAGGAACGACTCCTGCGAGTGGTCGGCCCCCGAGGCGCCGAGCAGCTCGCTCTCCTCGACCGCCGTGGACCATGCAGACCCCTCGCGGGCGAACGCGCTGGCGTCGTCGAGGACCTCCTGCGGCGCGATGTGCGCCCCGCCGGCGGTGCCGGTGAACCGCAGGTACTCGCCGGTCGCGCGGTCCAGGACCCCTCGGAAGTCCCCTGCGACGCCCACGGGCCACGTCAGCGGCGTGGGGTTCAGCCCTGTGCGTTCGGCGATCTCGTCCATGAGGGCCAGCGGGTCGAGGCCAGGGCGGTCCCACTTGTTGATCACCGTGATCAACGGGATCCCCCGCTGCTTGCAGACCGCGAACAGCTTCATCGTCTGGGCCTCGAGCCCCTTGGCGGCGTCGATGAGCATCACGGCCGCGTCGACCGCTGAGAGCACCCGGTAGGTGTCCTCGGAGAAGTCGGCGTGGCCGGGGGTGTCCAGGAGGTTGATCACCGCGTCGCGGTACTCGAACTGCAGCGAGGCGGACGTGATCGAGATGCCGCGGGCCTGCTCCATCTCCATCCAGTCGGAGACGGTGTGCCGGCGCCCGCTCTTGCCGTTGATGTGGCCGGCCTCGGTGATCGCGTGGGCGTGCAGCGCGAGGGCCTCGGTCAGGGTCGACTTGCCGGCATCGGGGTGGCTGATGACCGCGAAGGAGCGGCGGCGCGCCGTCTCGGACACGATGTCGGTGTCAAGGCGGACGTCGCTCAGGGCGCCGTGCTGCACTCAGCCTCCTGGCCGATATCTGATCATCGCGAGCCGTTCAGGTCATCTGGCAGCCAGTCTACCCTCGGGTGATCCCACGACTCGGCCCTCGCTGCTCGACGGCTAGCATCGTCGGATGGCTGCCACGACGACGCACGACGCCGGTCGCGTCGCCAAGACGACCTCGCCGAGCCGATGACCGGGTCGAGCCTGGACAGTGCCGAGGTCTCCCGCCTGACTCGGCGCGGCCTGCACCTGGCACGATTCACCGTCGCCTACAACATCGTCGAGGGCGCCGTCGCGATCACGGCCGGGCTCGGAGCGGGTCTCGTCTCGGTGATCGGCTTCGGGATCGACTCCGGGATCGAGTCCGTCGCCGCTGTGCTGGTGGGTGCCCGCCTCGCAGCCCGCCTGCGCCACGGGGAGGCCGACGACCGCAAGGAACGGCTCGCGCTCAAGGCCGTCGCCGTCACGTTCTTCGTCCTCGCCGCCTACGTGATCGTCGAAGGTCTCCGCGGACTCGTCGGCGGCGAAGCACCGGCGAGCTCCCCGCTGAGCATCGGCGTCCTGGTCGCCTCGCTCATGGTCATGCCGGTGCTGGCTGCCATGAAGCGGCGCGTCGGGCTGCGCCTGGGCGACAACCTCATCCTGGCGGACGCCGCCGAGACCCGGATCTGCATCCTCCTGAGCATCTCCACCCTCACTGGCGTCGGCCTCTACCAGCTGACCGGCGCGGGCTGGCTGGATCCCGTCGCAGGGTTCGTCATCGCTGCGTTCGCCGTCCACGAGGGCCGGGAGGCGTGGGCCGGCGAGCTCGTCGAGGACGCCGACGACTGAGCCGCTGAGCCGCGCGGGGAACCGATCACCGAGGCGGCGTCACCGAGGGCAGGTCACCGCCACAGCGGTGTCTTCCAGTCCACGATGCTGAGCGGGACGACGAGCACGGGCCGGTGCTGGTGGTGGGACAGCTGCACCGCGATCGAGCCCTCGACGGCCTCACGGAACCTGGCACCGGTGCCGGGAGCACGGGTTCCGACGACGATCGCGGCGGCGTCGACGGCCCGTGCCAGATGGGTCAGGGCGCGGTCCGGCCGG
Encoded here:
- a CDS encoding thioredoxin family protein yields the protein MKVELQYFDGCPSWHEAEERLREALDAAGRVDVVVERVLVSTPEQAAELSFHGSPSVLVDGVDPFAAPDAPVGLACRLYRTPSGLAGAPTVEQLADVLAAR
- a CDS encoding peptide chain release factor 3; translation: MQHGALSDVRLDTDIVSETARRRSFAVISHPDAGKSTLTEALALHAHAITEAGHINGKSGRRHTVSDWMEMEQARGISITSASLQFEYRDAVINLLDTPGHADFSEDTYRVLSAVDAAVMLIDAAKGLEAQTMKLFAVCKQRGIPLITVINKWDRPGLDPLALMDEIAERTGLNPTPLTWPVGVAGDFRGVLDRATGEYLRFTGTAGGAHIAPQEVLDDASAFAREGSAWSTAVEESELLGASGADHSQESFLAGVSTPVLFASAVRNFGVHALLDVLVDLAPSPGARAAADGTPRAIDAPFSAFVFKMQAGMDTAHRDRLAFVRVCSGLFERGMVLTLARTGRTFATKYAQQAFGRERTVIDSAYPGDVVGLVNGSDLRVGDTLYLSKHVEFPPLPTFAPEHFAVVRARDAGRYKQFRRGIDQLEAEGVVQVLRSELRGDQAPVLAAVGPMQFEVAEHRMAHDFSSPVRLERLSYTRAMTTTREWVATLDAEHGVEVLHRHDGALLALFSDIWRISAVRRAHPDVVLADPAA
- a CDS encoding cation transporter; this translates as MTGSSLDSAEVSRLTRRGLHLARFTVAYNIVEGAVAITAGLGAGLVSVIGFGIDSGIESVAAVLVGARLAARLRHGEADDRKERLALKAVAVTFFVLAAYVIVEGLRGLVGGEAPASSPLSIGVLVASLMVMPVLAAMKRRVGLRLGDNLILADAAETRICILLSISTLTGVGLYQLTGAGWLDPVAGFVIAAFAVHEGREAWAGELVEDADD
- a CDS encoding ribonuclease J; the encoded protein is MQNAHAMKLTAPPALQRGAMRITLLGGVGEIGRNMSVFEYEGKLLVVDCGVLFPEETQPGIDVILPDFTSIRHRLADIVAVVLTHGHEDHIGGVPYLLRERADIPIIGSELTLAFITSKLKEHRIHPTTVRVEAGGTHQAGPFGLEFAAVNHSIPDGLAVVIRTGAGLVLNTGDFKMDQFPLDDRITDLRAFGRFGEEGVDLFMVDSTNAEVPGFTTSERDLTPAIDTVFATAPKRVIVSSFASHVHRIQQVLDASHRHGRKVAFVGRSMVRNMGIAHDLGYLQIPRGLVVDFKKLGSMADDKVTIICTGSQGEPMAALSRIANGEHQIRLNVGDTVLLASSLIPGNENAIYGIINKLTDLGANVVHKGNAKVHVSGHASAGELVYCYNILKPRNVLPIHGEAKHLHANAALAVRTGVDPDRVIIARDGSTIDLINGAAKLSGQVVADLVFVDGDTVGHATEDTLADRRRLSESGIVTVIAILEPGTNALAEPLEYITRGFVTADLALTGATDAVERALSKASTQGVDEVGKLEAVIAGAVSSYITRTHRREPVVIAIVIDA
- a CDS encoding (4Fe-4S)-binding protein, encoding MTRKTYRGPLVDVSFDGEVCRHAAECVRGMPEVFDTSARPWINPEVASTPDLADRLREVVGRCPSGALAMVEHPES